Proteins encoded together in one Telopea speciosissima isolate NSW1024214 ecotype Mountain lineage chromosome 6, Tspe_v1, whole genome shotgun sequence window:
- the LOC122666070 gene encoding hydroquinone glucosyltransferase-like codes for MEAITDEQALSHVILVPSPGIGHIIPLAELAKRLILHNFSVTLTIPTDGNPSKAQQNVLDALPKSINYIYLNPVHFSDLPDDSMIETRISLTTSRSLTSLRETLKIFSKTDRIVALVVDAFSTDAFDVANELNISPYLFFPSTAMLLSLTLYVPKLDEMYSGEYRDIPEPLKLPGCFPLLGTDFPDPMQDRSSPGYKFILHHCKRYRMAEGILINTFMGLEVGALKALKDGSDPSIPPVYPVGPLIQKGSAVGFDDVECLRWLDGQPTGSVLFVSFGSGGTLSMEQQNELALGLELSGQKFLWVIKSPTQTSGDASFYLNDQRVQDPFALLPEGFLERTKERGLVVPSWAPQLQVLSHGSIGGFITHCGWNSTLESVVHGVPLIAWPLYAEQSMNSQILVEDLKIALRPLSEENGVVGRAEIAATVKCLMEGEEGKKIRNRMRVLQAASEKVLSEDGYTPKALSEVAQKWKSHVSI; via the coding sequence ATGGAAGCAATAACTGACGAACAAGCTCTTTCCCATGTTATCCTTGTACCCAGTCCAGGAATTGGCCATATCATCCCTCTAGCCGAGCTCGCCAAACGACTCATTCTCCACAACTTCTCTGTCACCCTCACCATCCCAACCGATGGTAACCCTTCCAAAGCTCAACAAAATGTCCTTGATGCCCTCCCTAAATCCATCAATTACATCTATCTCAACCCTGTCCATTTCTCTGACCTACCCGACGATTCCATGATTGAAACCCGCATCAGCTTAACAACTTCTCGTTCCCTCACTTCTCTTCGTGAAACCTTAAAGATCTTCTCTAAAACTGATCGCATCGTTGCCTTAGTAGTGGATGCTTTCAGCACTGATGCTTTTGATGTAGCCAACGAACTCAATATTTCTCCTTACCTCTTCTTTCCCTCTACAGCTATGCTTCTTTCGTTGACACTTTATGTCCCAAAACTCGATGAGATGTACAGTGGAGAGTATAGAGACATACCCGAACCACTGAAATTACCCGGGTGTTTTCCCCTTCTTGGAACTGATTTCCCGGATCCAATGCAAGACAGGAGCAGCCCTGGCTATAAGTTCATACTCCATCACTGCAAACGTTATAGGATGGCTGAGGGTATTTTGATAAATACCTTCATGGGCCTGGAAGTGGGTGCTCTCAAGGCTTTGAAGGATGGCTCAGACCCAAGCATCCCGCCGGTCTACCCGGTCGGACCGCTCATTCAGAAGGGTTCAGCTGTTGGGTTTGATGATGTGGAATGCCTGCGGTGGTTGGACGGTCAGCCAACCGGTTCGGTTCTTTTTGTATCGTTTGGGAGTGGTGGGACCCTCTCGATGGAGCAGCAAAACGAATTGGCCTTGGGTTTGGAGCTGAGTGGGCAAAAATTTTTATGGGTGATAAAGAGCCCAACTCAAACCTCAGGAGATGCGTCCTTTTACTTAAATGACCAACGCGTACAAGACCCATTTGCTTTATTGCCTGAGGGGTTTTTGGAGAGGACAAAAGAGAGGGGGCTAGTGGTACCTTCATGGGCCCCTCAATTACAAGTGCTTAGCCATGGTTCGATTGGAGGATTCATCACCCATTGTGGGTGGAACTCAACCCTAGAGAGTGTGGTGCATGGTGTACCCTTGATTGCATGGCCTCTCTACGCAGAACAGAGTATGAATTCACAGATATTGGTGGAGGATTTGAAAATTGCACTGAGGCCCTTATCAGAGGAAAATGGAGTAGTGGGGAGAGCTGAGATTGCGGCTACTGTGAAATGCCTcatggaaggagaggaaggaaagaaaattcGAAACCGGATGAGAGTCCTCCAAGCTGCTTCAGAGAAGGTTCTCAGTGAGGACGGGTACACACCAAAAGCACTCTCAGAGGTGGCACAAAAGTGGAAATCTCATGTTTCTATttga
- the LOC122666069 gene encoding transcription factor SPEECHLESS-like, with amino-acid sequence MGGGESNDSFSYLFEESEFGDPNQLTGAASTDDLFSILETLESSPDFDSLTSLHDETTVLASPKVGAPQVFDTEAEAEAEAEAEASHAHKRQKLSELSTEEAVTNNPDGQQRMFHITVERNRRKQMNEHLSVLRSLVPSFHLKRGDQASIIGGVVDYINELQQILQSLEAKKQRKVYNEVLSPRLVSGSPRHSPLSPRRPPPSPLSPRLSLPISPRTPQPGSPYLPRMQQGYLLPTTMATTQHEPSPSTSSSSLDNVNELAANSKSTIAEVDVKFSGPNLLLKTISPRIPGQAVKIVAALEGLALEILHVSINTVDDIMLNSFTIKIGIECELSAEELANEIQQTFC; translated from the exons ATGGGTGGTGGTGAGAGTAATGACAGCTTTTCTTACCTTTTCGAGGAATCTGAGTTCGGAGACCCGAACCAGCTCACTGGAGCTGCCTCCACTGATGATCTCTTCAGCATCTTAGAGACCCTCGAGAGTTCCCCTGACTTTGATTCACTTACTTCTCTTCATGATGAAACTACTGTTCTCGCCAGCCCCAAAGTGGGTGCTCCCCAGGTGTTCGATACCGAAGCCGAAGCAGAggcagaagcagaagcagaagccTCGCACGCTCACAAGAGGCAAAAGCTGTCGGAGCTGTCGACAGAGGAAGCAGTAACCAACAACCCAGATGGGCAGCAGAGAATGTTCCACATAACTGTGGAGAGAAACCGTAGAAAGCAAATGAACGAGCACCTCTCCGTCTTGCGCTCCCTCGTGCCTTCCTTCCACCTCAAACGA GGAGATCAAGCATCGATAATAGGAGGAGTGGTGGATTACATCAATGAGTTGCAACAAATTCTACAGTCACTGGAAGcaaagaaacaaaggaaagtTTATAACGAAGTTCTAAGCCCGAGGCTTGTTTCAGGTAGTCCAAGACACTCACCACTTAGCCCAAGAAGGCCACCACCATCGCCTCTAAGTCCTAGATTGAGCTTACCCATAAGCCCAAGGACCCCTCAACCTGGAAGCCCTTACCTGCCCAGGATGCAACAAGGTTACCTCTTACCCACTACCATGGCTACTACCCAACATGAACCTTCCCCTTccacttcttcctcctctcttgatAATGTGAATGAGCTAGCTGCAAACTCGAAATCCACGATTGCTGAAGTGGATGTAAAGTTTTCAGGGCCTAATCTTCTGTTAAAGACTATATCCCCTCGGATTCCTGGTCAGGCTGTGAAGATAGTGGCTGCTTTGGAAGGACTTGCACTTGAGATTCTCCATGTAAGCATCAACACCGTCGATGACATCATGCTTAACTCCTTCACCATCAAG ATTGGAATTGAATGCGAACTTAGCGCTGAAGAACTGGCAAATGAAATTCAGCAAACCTTCTGCTAG
- the LOC122666071 gene encoding hydroquinone glucosyltransferase-like produces MEAITDQQALPIVILLPSPGIGHIIPLAELAKRLILHNFAVTFTIPNDGNPAKAQQDVLDALPKSINYIYLTPVDFSDLPDDARLETIINQTTSRSLDSLRETLNNISATHHIVAMVVDSFSTDAFDVANEFNIPPYLFFSADALLLSLTLHVPKMDEMYSGEYRDMPEPLKLPGCVPILPTDLTSPLQDRTDDAYKSCLYHYKRYRMAQGILLNSFDGVEGRAIKALNDGSDPTIPPVYPVGPLIRKGLKAGADDDDVECLHWLDDQPTGSVLFVSFGSGGTLSMEQFTELAFGLELSEHKFLWVIKSPVQNKSNACYFNARSIQDPFAFLPEGFLERTKGRGIVVPSWAPQVRVLSHGSTGGFITHCGWNSILEGVVHGVPLIAWPLFAEQRMNSHMLVEDLKVAVKPKVEENGVVGRAEIAATVKCLMEGDEGKRIQKRMRELQATAEQVLCEDGYTPKSLLEVAQKWTSNVII; encoded by the coding sequence ATGGAAGCAATAACTGATCAACAAGCTCTTCCCATTGTTATCCTTCTACCCAGTCCAGGAATTGGCCATATCATTCCTCTTGCAGAGCTCGCCAAACGACTCATCCTCCACAACTTTGCCGTCACCTTCACCATCCCAAACGACGGTAACCCTGCCAAAGCTCAGCAAGATGTCCTTGATGCCCTCCCCAAATCCATCAATTACATCTATCTCACCCCTGTCGATTTCTCTGATCTACCCGACGATGCCAGGCTTGAAACCATCATCAACCAAACAACTTCTCGTTCCCTCGATTCTCTCCGTGAAACCTTAAACAACATTTCTGCAACTCATCACATCGTTGCCATGGTAGTTGATTCCTTCAGCACGGATGCTTTCGATGTGGCCAACGAATTCAATATTCCTCCATACCTCTTCTTCTCCGCTGATGCTCTGCTTCTTTCGTTGACACTCCATGTCCCAAAGATGGATGAGATGTACAGTGGAGAGTACAGAGACATGCCCGAACCACTCAAATTACCCGGTTGTGTTCCGATTCTTCCAACTGATTTGACGTCTCCATTGCAAGATAGGACCGACGATGCCTACAAGTCATGTCTCTACCACTACAAACGTTATAGGATGGCTCAAGGTATTCTGCTAAATAGCTTCGACGGCGTGGAAGGACGCGCTATCAAGGCTTTGAATGATGGGTCGGACCCAACCATCCCACCGGTTTACCCGGTTGGACCGCTCATCAGGAAGGGTTTGAAGGCTGGGgccgatgatgatgatgtggaaTGTCTGCATTGGTTGGACGACCAGCCAACCGGTTCGGTTCTATTTGTATCCTTTGGGAGTGGAGGCACCCTCTCCATGGAGCAGTTCACCGAATTGGCCTTTGGATTGGAGCTGAGTGAGCACAAATTTTTATGGGTCATCAAGAGCCCAGTTCAGAACAAATCAAATGCCTGCTACTTTAATGCCCGAAGCATACAAGACCCATTTGCTTTCTTGCCTGAGGGGTTCTTGGAGAGGACAAAAGGGAGGGGCATAGTGGTGCCTTCATGGGCCCCTCAAGTACGAGTGCTTAGCCATGGTTCGACCGGAGGGTTCATCACCCACTGCGGGTGGAACTCGATCCTCGAGGGTGTGGTACATGGTGTGCCTTTGATTGCGTGGCCTCTCTTTGCAGAACAGAGGATGAACTCACACATGTTGGTGGAGGATTTGAAGGTGGCAGTCAAGCCCAAAGTAGAGGAAAATGGAGTAGTGGGACGAGCTGAGATTGCGGCCACTGTGAAATGCCTCatggaaggagatgaaggaaAGAGAATTCAAAAGCGGATGAGAGAACTCCAGGCTACAGCAGAGCAGGTTCTTTGTGAGGATGGGTACACACCAAAGTCACTGTTAGAGGTGGCACAAAAGTGGACGTCAAACGTTATCATTTGA
- the LOC122665292 gene encoding glucuronokinase 1-like, with product MVYLDDKSSSGKKRSIDTMRENDSCSDGSSVIEHKAYARVGFLGNPSDVYFGRTISFSLGNFFASVRLEPSDDLVISPHPRHDLVQFDSLDQMVDRLQNEGYYGGVRLLMALCKVFYNYCKDNNVDLNGGNFTLSYDTNIPRQTGLSGSSAIVCAALNCLLDFHKVRHLVKVEIRPNLILDAEKELGIVAGLQDRVAQVYGGLVYMDFSTEYMDDLGHGMYTPMDINVLPPLHLIYAENPSDSGKVHSTVRNRWLAGDEFIISSMREVANIALQGFTALIEKDYTRLAELINQNFDFRRQMFGDDALGSMNIEMVEVARSVGAASKFTGSGGAVIAFCPDGPSQVKLLEDACQKAGFVVQPAVVVPSFLNDVDLKTLSS from the exons atggtgTATTTGGATGATAAATCTTCTTCagggaagaaaagaagcatAGATACAATGAGGGAGAACGATTCCTGCTCTGATGGTTCCTCTGTGATCGAGCACAAGGCCTATGCTAGAGTTGGATTCCTTGGAAACCCTAGCGATGTGTACTTCGGTCGGACCATCTCCTTTAGCCTCGGTAATTTTTTTGCTTCCGTTCGGTTGGAGCCCTCTGATGATCTCGTCATAAGTCCCCACCCTCGCCATGACCTTGTTCAATTCGACTCCTTAGATCAAATG GTGGATCGGCTACAAAATGAAGGTTATTATGGAGGGGTGCGCTTACTTATGGCTCTTTGTaaagttttttacaattattgTAAAGACAACAATGTTGATCTTAATGGTGGGAATTTCACGCTCTCATATGATACCAATATCCCCCGTCAG ACAGGACTTTCAGGTTCCAGTGCCATTGTATGTGCTGCCCTCAACTGCCTCCTCGACTTCCATAAAGTTCGACACCTGGTTAAAGTTGAGATCAGGCCTAACCTTATTCTTGATGCAGAGAAGGAGCTTGGAATTGTTGCTGGTCTTCAAGACCGGGTTGCGCAGGTCTATGGAGGACTTGTTTACATG GATTTTAGCACGGAATATATGGATGACTTGGGGCATGGCATGTATACACCCATGGATATCAAcgttcttcctcctcttcatcTCATTTATGCTGAAAATCCAAGTGATTCTGGAAAG GTTCACAGTACTGTTCGTAATAGATGGCTTGCTGGTGATGAGTTTATAATATCATCAATGAGAGAAGTTGCAAATATTGCTTTACAAGGCTTTACAGCATTAATTGAAAAGGACTACACCAGACTTGCAGAActtattaatcaaaattttgattttcgaAG GCAGATGTTTGGAGATGACGCTCTTGGTTCTATGAATATAGAGATGGTGGAAGTAGCCAGAAGTGTGGGAGCTGCATCAAAATTTACCGGGAGTGGAGGAGCTGTAATTGCATTTTGTCCAGATGGGCCTTCGCAAGTGAAGCTTCTTGAAGATGCTTGCCAGAAGGCTGGCTTTGTTGTTCAGCCAGCAGTAGTTGTTCCTTCTTTTCTAAATGATGTTGATCTCAAAACCTTGTCTTCTTAA